One part of the Eubalaena glacialis isolate mEubGla1 chromosome 19, mEubGla1.1.hap2.+ XY, whole genome shotgun sequence genome encodes these proteins:
- the PRR15L gene encoding proline-rich protein 15-like protein isoform X2, whose translation MTEVGWWKLTFLRKKKSTPKVLYEIPDTYTQTEGGAEPPRPDGGGPNSNFNTRLEKIVDKNTKGKHVKVSNSGRFKEKKKVRATLAENPNLFDDREGKGQ comes from the coding sequence ATGACCGAAGTTGGTTGGTGGAAGCTGACCTTCCTCCGGAAAAAGAAATCCACTCCCAAGGTGCTGTATGAGATCCCTGACACCTACACCCAAACTGAGGGCGGCGCAGAGCCCCCAAGGCCTGATGGCGGGGGCCCCAACAGCAACTTTAATACCCGCCTGGAGAAGATTGTGGACAAGAACACGAAGGGCAAGCACGTCAAAGTCTCCAATTCGGGCCGcttcaaggagaagaaaaaagtccGAGCCACGCTAGCAGAGAACCCCAACCTCTTTGATGACAGGGAGGGCAAAGGACAGTGA
- the PNPO gene encoding pyridoxine-5'-phosphate oxidase isoform X2, giving the protein MTFGLRGVIVTFGRPAEWPRCLRHLCSRGAVMDLGPMRKGYRGDREAFEETQLTSLNPMKQFAAWFEEAVQCPDIGEANAMCLATCTRDGKPSARMVLLKGFGKDGFRFFTNFESRKGQELDSNPFASLVFYWEPLNRQVRVEGPVKKLPEEEAECYFHSRPKSSQIGAVYLRKKNEELEQLYQEQEVPKPKYWGGYILYPQVMEFWQGQTNRLHDRIAFRRGLPTGDSPLGPMTHRGEEDWLYERLAP; this is encoded by the exons ATGACGTTCGGGCTGCGGGGCGTCATCGTGACGTTCGGGCGACCCGCCGAGTGGCCCCGCTGCCTCCGCCACCTGTGCAGTCGCGGTGCTGTCATGGACCTGGGACCGATGCGGAAGGGTTACCGCGGGGACCGAGAG GCGTTTGAGGAGACTCAGCTGACCTCCCTGAACCCCATGAAGCAGTTTGCTGCCTGGTTTGAGGAGGCTGTCCAGTGTCCTGACATAGGGGAAGCCAATGCCATGTGTCTTGCTACCTGTACCAG AGATGGGAAACCGTCCGCCCGCATGGTGCTGCTGAAGGGCTTTGGCAAGGACGGCTTCCGCTTCTTCACTAACTTCGAGAGTCGAAAGGGACAAGAGCTG GACTCTAATCCCTTTGCTTCCCTTGTCTTCTACTGGGAGCCCCTAAACCGTCAG GTGCGAGTGGAGGGTCCCGTGAAGAAGCTGCCCGAGGAGGAGGCCGAGTGCTACTTCCACTCCCGCCCCAAGAGCAGCCAGATTGGGGCTGTG tatctgagaaagaaaaatgaggaacTGGAGCAACTCTACCAGGAACAAGAGGTGCCGAAGCCAAAATACTG GGGTGGCTACATCCTGTACCCCCAAGTAATGGAGTTCTGGCAAGGCCAAACCAACCGCCTGCATGACCGGATCGCCTTTCGACGGGGCCTACCGACAGGAGACTCCCCCTTGGGGCCCATGACCCACCGAGGGGAGGAAGACTGGCTCTATGAGAGACTTGCACCCTGA
- the PRR15L gene encoding proline-rich protein 15-like protein isoform X1, translating to MEAGTQFIPSRESPTLGSESTMTEVGWWKLTFLRKKKSTPKVLYEIPDTYTQTEGGAEPPRPDGGGPNSNFNTRLEKIVDKNTKGKHVKVSNSGRFKEKKKVRATLAENPNLFDDREGKGQ from the exons ATGGAGGCAGGCACGCAATTCATTCCAAGCCGAG AAAGCCCCACCCTCGGGTCTGAGAGCACCATGACCGAAGTTGGTTGGTGGAAGCTGACCTTCCTCCGGAAAAAGAAATCCACTCCCAAGGTGCTGTATGAGATCCCTGACACCTACACCCAAACTGAGGGCGGCGCAGAGCCCCCAAGGCCTGATGGCGGGGGCCCCAACAGCAACTTTAATACCCGCCTGGAGAAGATTGTGGACAAGAACACGAAGGGCAAGCACGTCAAAGTCTCCAATTCGGGCCGcttcaaggagaagaaaaaagtccGAGCCACGCTAGCAGAGAACCCCAACCTCTTTGATGACAGGGAGGGCAAAGGACAGTGA
- the PNPO gene encoding pyridoxine-5'-phosphate oxidase isoform X1: MTFGLRGVIVTFGRPAEWPRCLRHLCSRGAVMDLGPMRKGYRGDREAFEETQLTSLNPMKQFAAWFEEAVQCPDIGEANAMCLATCTRDGKPSARMVLLKGFGKDGFRFFTNFESRKGQELDSNPFASLVFYWEPLNRQVRVEGPVKKLPEEEAECYFHSRPKSSQIGAVVSHQSSVIPDREYLRKKNEELEQLYQEQEVPKPKYWGGYILYPQVMEFWQGQTNRLHDRIAFRRGLPTGDSPLGPMTHRGEEDWLYERLAP, encoded by the exons ATGACGTTCGGGCTGCGGGGCGTCATCGTGACGTTCGGGCGACCCGCCGAGTGGCCCCGCTGCCTCCGCCACCTGTGCAGTCGCGGTGCTGTCATGGACCTGGGACCGATGCGGAAGGGTTACCGCGGGGACCGAGAG GCGTTTGAGGAGACTCAGCTGACCTCCCTGAACCCCATGAAGCAGTTTGCTGCCTGGTTTGAGGAGGCTGTCCAGTGTCCTGACATAGGGGAAGCCAATGCCATGTGTCTTGCTACCTGTACCAG AGATGGGAAACCGTCCGCCCGCATGGTGCTGCTGAAGGGCTTTGGCAAGGACGGCTTCCGCTTCTTCACTAACTTCGAGAGTCGAAAGGGACAAGAGCTG GACTCTAATCCCTTTGCTTCCCTTGTCTTCTACTGGGAGCCCCTAAACCGTCAG GTGCGAGTGGAGGGTCCCGTGAAGAAGCTGCCCGAGGAGGAGGCCGAGTGCTACTTCCACTCCCGCCCCAAGAGCAGCCAGATTGGGGCTGTGGTCAGTCACCAGAGTTCCGTGATCCCCGATCGGGAG tatctgagaaagaaaaatgaggaacTGGAGCAACTCTACCAGGAACAAGAGGTGCCGAAGCCAAAATACTG GGGTGGCTACATCCTGTACCCCCAAGTAATGGAGTTCTGGCAAGGCCAAACCAACCGCCTGCATGACCGGATCGCCTTTCGACGGGGCCTACCGACAGGAGACTCCCCCTTGGGGCCCATGACCCACCGAGGGGAGGAAGACTGGCTCTATGAGAGACTTGCACCCTGA